One Methanobacterium sp. DNA window includes the following coding sequences:
- a CDS encoding valine--tRNA ligase has product MNEVEVPKDYHHKKEIKWQEYWQKTNLYHFNPDENRPRYIIDTPPPYPTGSIHIGHVLNWLYMDLIARWKRMNGYSVLFPQGWDCHGLPTEVKVEEIHDIKKNDVSREEFRKMCIELTRENIQGMKRQMQRMGYCQDWSREYVTMTPEYQEKTQTSFLQMYHDGLIYRDVHPVNWCPRCETAIAFAEVEYQENETFLNYLEFPASNDESGVPIATTRPELLAACVAVVVHPDDERYQHLAGQKVKVPLFDREVEIITDQEVDPQFGTGAVMICTFGDKTDVTWVNRYNLDIIEAINEQGIMQKVSGKYCGMTLEECKKLIVEDLEKEGFLTKKEKVDQNVGQCWRCKTPIEILVKKQWFVAVKQLNPQIIETAQAMEWMPEHMKTRLLNWTGSMDWDWCISRQRIFATPIPVWYCKSCGKVMLPSKEELPIDPTQTQPSNPCQCGATDFAPEVDVLDTWMDSSITPLVIAGWPLPEYKELFPSSIRQQGHDIIRTWAFYTILRSLALTGKAPFENVVVNGMVFGEDGHKMSKSRGNVIIPEEVVEEYGADALRLWAANSVPGSDVPFAWKDVQHGYKFLRKFWNAFRFVNMHLAGYQQENDENIINSLKPLDKWILSVLNHLVGEVTQAMEEYNFAHARNSIQSYIWHDFCDEYIEAVKYRLYTDDESQSKQAALYTLKTVISTSLRLLSPFTPHFTEEINYYLENNSQAGSAKEDDNNQSRSVKSDNPTYKSIHLEMWPKVQENLLDVSFEAVGQVGVDVISQLRRFKASKKMPLNTPLKKATIYTSSEEVYNYLDLLESDIKGTMRIENVVITRGKPDVREIVVEVTPRMDKIGPEFKGQAPIIVKYLKEEDPEMIAQKITENGYIDIEGSKVGTEHITSRKELVGSTGEKVDLILMEKLDLVVELVI; this is encoded by the coding sequence GGATATTCAGTTCTTTTCCCCCAGGGATGGGATTGCCACGGTCTGCCCACTGAAGTTAAAGTTGAGGAGATCCATGATATCAAGAAGAATGATGTTTCACGGGAAGAATTCAGGAAGATGTGTATTGAGCTAACCCGTGAAAATATTCAGGGTATGAAAAGACAGATGCAGAGAATGGGCTACTGCCAGGACTGGTCCCGAGAGTATGTGACCATGACCCCTGAGTATCAGGAAAAAACACAGACCAGTTTTCTCCAGATGTACCATGATGGTTTAATCTACAGGGATGTGCACCCCGTAAACTGGTGTCCCCGCTGCGAGACAGCCATTGCTTTTGCCGAAGTTGAGTACCAGGAAAATGAAACCTTCCTCAACTACCTCGAATTTCCTGCAAGCAATGATGAATCTGGTGTGCCGATAGCCACTACTCGGCCGGAATTACTGGCAGCATGTGTAGCAGTGGTAGTGCATCCTGATGATGAACGCTACCAACACCTAGCTGGCCAAAAAGTAAAAGTACCCCTTTTTGACCGTGAAGTTGAAATAATCACCGACCAAGAAGTTGATCCTCAGTTCGGTACCGGGGCAGTTATGATCTGTACTTTCGGGGATAAAACCGACGTAACTTGGGTAAACCGTTACAACCTAGACATAATTGAAGCCATAAACGAACAAGGAATAATGCAAAAAGTCAGTGGCAAATACTGTGGAATGACCCTAGAAGAATGTAAAAAACTCATAGTAGAAGACCTTGAAAAGGAAGGTTTCCTCACTAAAAAAGAGAAGGTAGACCAGAATGTGGGTCAGTGCTGGCGATGCAAAACACCTATTGAGATCCTGGTTAAAAAACAATGGTTCGTTGCAGTCAAACAATTAAACCCCCAGATCATAGAAACAGCCCAAGCTATGGAATGGATGCCTGAACATATGAAAACCCGCCTCTTAAACTGGACGGGAAGCATGGACTGGGACTGGTGCATAAGCAGGCAACGAATATTCGCCACACCAATACCAGTATGGTACTGTAAATCCTGCGGCAAAGTCATGTTACCCTCAAAAGAGGAACTACCAATAGACCCAACACAAACTCAGCCTTCAAATCCCTGCCAATGTGGAGCTACAGACTTCGCTCCAGAAGTCGATGTCCTGGACACTTGGATGGACAGTTCCATAACACCCCTGGTAATTGCTGGCTGGCCATTACCAGAATACAAAGAATTATTCCCATCCAGTATCCGCCAGCAAGGACACGACATCATCCGAACATGGGCCTTCTACACCATACTACGTAGCCTAGCTCTAACTGGAAAAGCCCCATTTGAAAATGTGGTGGTCAATGGAATGGTGTTTGGAGAAGACGGCCATAAAATGAGTAAATCTAGAGGTAACGTCATTATCCCCGAAGAAGTGGTGGAAGAGTATGGGGCTGATGCCCTGCGTCTGTGGGCTGCTAACAGTGTACCAGGCTCTGATGTGCCCTTCGCCTGGAAAGATGTACAGCACGGATACAAATTTTTAAGGAAATTTTGGAACGCTTTCCGCTTCGTGAACATGCACCTTGCCGGATACCAACAAGAAAATGATGAAAACATAATAAACAGTTTAAAACCTCTTGATAAATGGATATTATCCGTCCTAAACCATCTGGTAGGGGAGGTAACCCAAGCCATGGAGGAGTACAACTTCGCCCATGCCCGCAACAGTATCCAATCCTACATTTGGCATGACTTCTGTGACGAATACATCGAAGCAGTCAAATACCGACTTTACACAGATGACGAGAGTCAATCAAAACAAGCAGCACTTTACACCCTGAAAACAGTGATATCAACTTCGTTAAGACTCTTATCACCCTTCACCCCCCATTTCACTGAAGAAATAAATTATTACCTTGAAAACAACAGCCAAGCTGGAAGTGCAAAAGAAGATGATAACAACCAATCCAGAAGTGTGAAGTCAGATAATCCCACCTATAAGAGTATTCACCTTGAAATGTGGCCAAAAGTTCAAGAAAACTTGTTAGACGTGTCTTTTGAGGCTGTTGGCCAAGTAGGAGTGGATGTAATTAGCCAACTTAGACGATTCAAGGCCAGTAAAAAAATGCCCCTGAATACTCCCTTGAAAAAAGCAACCATCTACACATCTTCGGAAGAGGTCTACAATTATCTTGATTTGCTGGAATCGGATATTAAAGGGACCATGCGTATTGAAAATGTTGTGATAACTCGTGGAAAACCAGATGTCCGTGAAATAGTGGTGGAAGTTACCCCCAGAATGGATAAAATAGGCCCAGAATTTAAGGGCCAAGCCCCAATAATTGTAAAATACTTAAAAGAAGAAGATCCGGAAATGATCGCACAAAAAATTACAGAAAATGGTTACATTGATATTGAAGGATCCAAGGTTGGAACTGAACACATCACCAGTAGGAAAGAATTGGTAGGGAGTACTGGAGAAAAAGTAGACCTAATTCTCATGGAAAAACTGGACCTGGTTGTGGAACTGGTAATCTAA